In a single window of the Campylobacter fetus subsp. testudinum 03-427 genome:
- the por gene encoding pyruvate:ferredoxin (flavodoxin) oxidoreductase, homodimeric (Pfam matches to PF01855.15 POR_N, and to PF01558.14 POR, and to PF10371.5 EKR, and to PF12838.3 Fer4_7, and to PF02775.17 TPP_enzyme_C), whose product MDKVMKTMDGNEAAAYAAYAFTEVAGIYPITPSSPMADYTDIWASQGKKNIFGMPVKVVEMQSEAGAAGTVHGSLQAGALTTTYTAAQGLLLKVPNMYKIAGQMLPGVIHVAARSIAAQALSIFGDHQDVYACRQTGFAMLATGSVQEVMDLAGVAHLSAIKGRVPFLHFFDGFRTSHEIQKVEVIDYSVFDKLVDKEAIQKFRDESINPESPKTRGTAQNDDIYFQTRELTNKFYDDLPDIVAGYMNEISKVTGREYKPFVYYGDKKAERVIIAMGSVTETLEEVVDYLRSKGEKVGIVKVHLYRPFSLKYFFDVIPKSVKKIAVLDRTKEPGSIGEPLYLDIKAAYYESKKSPIVVGGRYGLSSKDVDPAQMVAVFENLKQDKPKNNFTVGINDDVTNLSLEVGDKISLSDDDCIECLFYGLGADGTVGANKNSIKIIGDKTDLYAQAYFAYDSKKSGGYTRSHLRFGKKPIRSTYLVSNPHFVACSVAAYLDIYDVVDGLRDGGTFLLNSIWDADETVKRIPNKVKRLLAQKKAKFYILNATKLAYDIGLGNRTNTIMQSAFFKLANIIDFKDAQKYMKEYAKKTYAKKGDKIVEMNYAAIDQGADKLVEIKVDPKWTKLKDEVASENKYIGDDFIEKIVKPMNAARGDSLPVSVFLGHEDGGFEAGTTEYEKRGVGVMVPKWIEENCIQCNQCAFVCPHAVIRPFLIDEKELSAAPQGVKSHVLDAKGKEIKEFKYKIQVSPLDCTGCELCAQNCPSKEKSLVMVPLGEEMDKGEQENADYLFKNVKYKDDLMSKDSVKGATFAQPLFEFHGACPGCGETPYITLVTRLFGEHMMVANATGCSSIYGGSAPSMPYRKSNKNGHGVAWANSLFEDNAEFGMGMEVATETIRHRIENIMRDTMDKVPNALAALYKDWIEFKGDSTKTAQIRDMLVPLLEANKKVDGVKDLLSLKKYISRKSQWIIGGDGWAYDIGYGGLDHVLASGENVNVLVLDTEVYSNTGGQSSKSSRSGSVAQFTASGKAVQKKDLGQIAMTYGNIFVAQINSNASQANVVKAIAAAEAYNGPSLVIAYSPCIAHGIKGGLSLSGDQAELATKCGYWPTFIYDPRLVKEGKNPLKITSKEPEWDRYEEFLLNEVRYNSLKKLNPEHAAELFSQNKADSQRRYRQLRRLANADFSDELA is encoded by the coding sequence ATGGATAAAGTTATGAAGACAATGGACGGTAATGAGGCTGCTGCATATGCGGCTTATGCTTTCACTGAAGTAGCAGGTATTTATCCTATAACGCCTAGTTCGCCTATGGCTGATTATACTGATATTTGGGCTTCTCAAGGCAAAAAAAATATTTTTGGTATGCCTGTTAAGGTTGTGGAGATGCAAAGTGAGGCAGGAGCTGCTGGAACTGTGCATGGAAGCTTGCAAGCTGGTGCGCTTACTACTACTTATACAGCTGCTCAAGGTTTATTATTAAAAGTTCCAAATATGTATAAAATAGCAGGACAAATGCTTCCGGGCGTTATTCATGTGGCTGCTCGTTCTATAGCTGCGCAAGCTCTTTCTATATTTGGTGATCATCAAGATGTTTATGCCTGTAGGCAAACAGGTTTTGCTATGCTTGCGACAGGTTCTGTTCAAGAGGTTATGGATCTAGCAGGAGTTGCTCATTTATCTGCTATTAAAGGTCGTGTACCGTTCTTACATTTCTTTGATGGATTTAGAACAAGCCATGAAATTCAAAAAGTTGAGGTTATCGATTACTCTGTTTTTGATAAATTAGTAGATAAAGAAGCTATTCAAAAATTTCGTGACGAAAGCATAAATCCTGAAAGCCCAAAAACTAGAGGAACTGCTCAAAATGATGATATATATTTTCAAACTAGAGAGCTTACAAACAAATTTTACGATGATCTTCCAGATATCGTTGCAGGATATATGAATGAAATATCAAAAGTCACTGGTCGCGAGTACAAACCGTTTGTATATTACGGAGATAAAAAAGCAGAGCGCGTGATCATCGCTATGGGTTCTGTGACTGAGACTTTAGAAGAAGTTGTTGATTACTTAAGAAGTAAAGGTGAAAAAGTAGGTATAGTAAAAGTTCATCTTTACAGACCTTTTAGTTTGAAATATTTCTTTGATGTGATTCCAAAATCTGTTAAAAAAATAGCTGTTTTAGATAGAACAAAGGAGCCAGGAAGTATTGGAGAGCCTTTATATCTTGATATAAAAGCAGCGTATTACGAAAGCAAAAAATCTCCAATTGTAGTCGGAGGTAGATATGGACTTAGCTCAAAAGACGTAGATCCTGCTCAGATGGTGGCGGTATTTGAAAATTTAAAACAAGATAAACCAAAAAACAACTTCACAGTAGGTATAAACGACGATGTAACAAATTTATCTCTAGAAGTTGGAGATAAAATATCTCTTAGTGACGATGATTGTATAGAGTGTTTATTTTACGGACTTGGCGCAGACGGAACTGTCGGAGCAAATAAAAACTCAATTAAAATTATAGGTGATAAAACTGATCTTTATGCTCAAGCTTACTTTGCATATGATAGTAAAAAATCAGGTGGCTACACTAGAAGCCACTTGAGATTTGGTAAAAAACCTATCCGCTCAACTTATCTAGTATCAAATCCGCATTTTGTAGCGTGCTCTGTTGCAGCGTATCTTGATATTTATGATGTTGTAGATGGATTAAGAGATGGAGGAACGTTCTTACTTAACTCTATCTGGGACGCTGATGAAACTGTAAAAAGAATTCCAAATAAAGTAAAACGTTTATTAGCTCAGAAAAAAGCAAAATTCTATATACTAAATGCTACAAAATTGGCTTATGATATAGGTCTTGGCAACCGTACAAATACAATTATGCAATCTGCATTTTTTAAACTTGCAAATATCATCGATTTTAAAGATGCTCAAAAGTATATGAAAGAGTATGCTAAAAAAACATATGCTAAAAAAGGCGATAAAATAGTTGAGATGAACTATGCAGCTATAGATCAAGGCGCTGATAAATTAGTTGAGATTAAAGTAGATCCAAAATGGACAAAACTAAAAGATGAAGTTGCAAGTGAAAATAAATATATAGGTGATGATTTCATAGAAAAAATAGTAAAACCTATGAATGCAGCGCGTGGAGATAGTCTTCCTGTTTCAGTATTTTTAGGTCATGAAGATGGTGGATTTGAGGCTGGTACGACAGAGTACGAAAAGCGCGGTGTAGGTGTTATGGTTCCAAAATGGATAGAAGAAAATTGTATCCAGTGTAATCAATGTGCTTTTGTGTGTCCTCACGCAGTTATCAGACCTTTTCTTATAGATGAAAAAGAGCTAAGCGCTGCCCCTCAAGGTGTAAAATCTCATGTTTTAGATGCAAAAGGGAAAGAGATAAAAGAGTTCAAGTATAAAATTCAAGTAAGCCCTCTTGATTGTACAGGTTGCGAACTTTGTGCTCAAAATTGCCCTAGCAAAGAGAAATCTCTTGTTATGGTTCCGCTTGGCGAAGAGATGGATAAAGGCGAGCAAGAAAATGCTGATTATCTATTTAAAAATGTAAAATATAAAGATGACTTGATGAGTAAAGACAGCGTTAAAGGAGCTACATTTGCTCAGCCGCTGTTTGAATTTCACGGTGCATGCCCTGGATGTGGAGAGACTCCTTATATAACTTTGGTTACAAGATTATTTGGAGAACATATGATGGTAGCAAACGCTACTGGATGTAGCTCGATTTATGGAGGTTCTGCGCCATCTATGCCTTATCGCAAGTCAAATAAAAATGGTCATGGTGTAGCTTGGGCTAATTCACTTTTTGAAGATAATGCTGAGTTTGGTATGGGTATGGAAGTAGCAACTGAAACTATACGCCACCGCATAGAAAACATTATGCGAGATACGATGGATAAAGTACCAAATGCGCTTGCAGCTCTTTATAAAGACTGGATTGAGTTTAAAGGAGATAGTACAAAAACAGCTCAAATAAGAGATATGTTAGTGCCGCTTCTTGAAGCGAATAAAAAAGTTGATGGAGTAAAAGATCTTCTTAGCTTGAAAAAATATATATCTCGCAAATCTCAATGGATAATAGGCGGCGATGGTTGGGCTTATGATATAGGATATGGCGGACTTGACCATGTTTTAGCAAGTGGTGAGAATGTTAATGTTTTGGTTCTTGATACTGAAGTGTATTCAAACACCGGCGGACAAAGCTCAAAATCTAGCCGTAGTGGTTCTGTTGCGCAATTTACAGCTAGCGGTAAAGCAGTTCAAAAGAAGGATTTAGGACAAATAGCTATGACGTACGGAAATATTTTCGTAGCGCAAATCAATTCAAACGCAAGTCAAGCAAATGTCGTAAAAGCTATAGCAGCAGCAGAAGCTTATAATGGACCAAGTCTTGTTATAGCGTACTCTCCTTGTATAGCTCACGGTATTAAAGGTGGCTTATCTTTATCTGGAGATCAAGCAGAACTTGCTACAAAATGCGGTTACTGGCCTACATTTATCTATGATCCGCGTTTAGTAAAAGAAGGAAAAAATCCTCTTAAAATCACATCTAAAGAACCAGAATGGGATAGATATGAAGAGTTTTTACTAAATGAAGTTCGTTATAATTCGCTTAAAAAGCTAAATCCAGAACATGCGGCTGAATTATTTAGCCAAAATAAAGCAGATTCGCAAAGAAGATATCGTCAGTTAAGACGTCTTGCCAATGCTGATTTCAGCGATGAATTAGCATAA